The following proteins are encoded in a genomic region of Oncorhynchus kisutch isolate 150728-3 linkage group LG18, Okis_V2, whole genome shotgun sequence:
- the LOC109909160 gene encoding uncharacterized protein LOC109909160 isoform X2, producing the protein MIDLSHLTEEEQSMIMTVLKRDEELKKAEEERIKQLQKTSAPVESRLKYLTGEWFYEAKSLRHRDKIHGSEIILASMKQRKAGSLDGSLSRPRAFSGKVSDITPPPKPARLLVAPTRPHENSESPSASDAEKERLNSVVRSPGRPRHNPFNRASLILEVEKTEKQLSNGNQEAEKASETEPLSPLKIHMTADSTSHNSAGSATSEGSSLGFRPVPKKRTFLSRRSQSSLTGSDVSVPGQQGHVAGSKVTAPAPQGSLQHGSSWGSNQSSQGALDVQLEKSTPSSICELQNNATPVSPSSQQLNTLSHLSHKPRKDLTLVSTNTELEREKEAHEREKRVEEPSDNSVRTPSLLRETESSKVPLRPLNEPKPLRQLELRPATHSDNYRHTDKSYTGGQKSSDGLIQREFVSMGPPQSRERSDGPFSEPLSIPLSPSSELTAPTHHQPAQHAAFQLIEMQDKEMIRTCNVGTANRQDDSLPPSTVEQWMHHELKNPGDKPDKHVRKKRLGHKPASKLAPRSPQSTGEEGDSISKVLEWFSRSTDSNDWLETESDQPDMEEDVIGPAKTDTDDRPTFESRSQQTEGKDPEMKRKLLHVDPSLDIQSIGEGVSVCLTPDVEDGSQSESSVNQPPDQSPLNTERSYQPKRRMSESERLRAAYRKEFKQVMLDREDDVIYRQEDVKKVSGPPAKAIGPQVTTQEVKEKEEVQDENQPPKISHLKSFWEKGNTGPKILISRSITDKGQQQMEKERELADKSHRTVPGPESYSVEGSSRKNLRDGKEGERLSLDTQQNSASQDVRSVQPSVSPYKQEVYTPKQSVVIAPSIEICTLPTLDVSYTHGAQSEEDDLTLTEEDLRRSPMTVGRRSSEAEIVFLTRLHPQPDTVSQSRLSPEPQRFSPSTLSPQPELLLQPTVNPQPVKLSPAIPKPQPDMPFSPNPLPELLFQPATSPDSKKFHQSRHKVEKESEQFSPKTQQSYVNEEAKEGNEMKGDFVQSCVSSKKQDHTITDKGNSPHTLKQVPPRQDSKADKIKQLKCFWEQEKNRPIFYTGKAKEAGDSSMTQIPSSAPGKLNKRFTKSEFDLRSICNESDSDHKGDSNLSSDRKRQNFTVFTMNQRLEKSSPGLGANRSQFKNLRNFWGEATSNSRGPISSDEPKSLKKKEPMDAQNSMLELKQCVDPDFYSKSSPGRSQKVSARPPLDESRLKKTSSPSSPSSPSRPPYLVRGNKDREHQSRSKSIGAGSGAMIDTKVHQSKSRSVAVGSGAMIDTKANFSPQITVESELQRAPGVSRSSEEDFSKEEKALKPQSTAGKESWSHKARKDSFGNSSGSGRASSLRRATSMFTLDMNEEQDQTSLLYPKKTQDISPFQAKRTQGRRQSADKQALLGSRRSSKSSDESESLTPRARAFVPRDYRHYLGITEKTSVHTALALAGKEQKEAEGLPGAELDLSGGLVRSSTLVGSEERYSRRNSKITQRPLALWSSQGSTDTGRESSFSASERASSSTSETWSNSRISSNRDNYDEDQDHVQKALKRAQARPRNLAKSLEDITASMPPRQDRRLAPLDDIRRSSDASTLPSASSSLYSDTEHLKKMSKSVPSFLQHELSGSVMTMYSGDYGGVEVQGSIQFSINYVQKLREFHIFVAQCQDLAAVDPKRGRSDPYVKSYLVPDKANLGKRKTSVKKKTVNPIFNELLRYRLRMEYLRTQTLILSVWHHDTFGRNSFLGEVDVDLSKWDFNHTQMNYLALKSRPTSSLQPSDDRGEMKLAIRFLPQVSHSLGKDPPSNKGEVHIWVKDCKNLPLIRGATIDPYVKCFVLPDTSRKSRQKTRVLRRTVEPVFNHTMVYDGFRQEDLKDACVELTVWDRDKLASNFLGGLRLGPGTGRSYGAVVNWMDSNADEVALWERMMTSPNEWVEDVLPLRMLTTAKTVLK; encoded by the exons GCAGCTTCAGAAAACCAGCGCCCCAGTGGAGAGCAGGCTCAAGTATCTGACAGGAGAGTGGTTTTACGAGGCCAAGTCTCTGAGACACAGGGATAAGATCCATGGCTCCGAAATCATCCTGGCCTCCATGAAGCAGAGGAAAGCAGGTTCTTTAG atGGGTCTCTGTCCAGACCCAGAGCATTCAGCGGTAAAGTCTCAGACATCACCCCCCCTCCAAAACCTGCCAGGCTCCTGGTGGCACCAACACGGCCCCACGAGAACAG CGAAAGCCCCAGTGCATcagatgcagagaaagagagactaaaTTCAGTGGTGCGCTCCCCGGGAAGG CCAAGGCACAATCCTTTTAATCGAGCATCCCTTATTCTGGAAGTAGAAAAGACAGAAAAACAGTTATCCAATGGAAATCAAGAGGCTGAGAAAGCATCTGAAACGG AGCCCTTATCTCCCCTGAAGATTCACATGACAGCAGACTCCACCAGTCACAACTCAGCAGGGTCTGCCACCTCCGAAGGGTCTTCTCTAGGATTTAGGCCTGTGCCCAAGAAGAGAACCTTCCTCTCCCGGCGCTCTCAGAGCTCTCTTACAGGCAGTGACGTCTCTGTTCCTGGGCAGCAAGGTCATGTAGCTGGGTCAAAGGTTACCGCCCCTGCCCCTCAGGGAAGTCTCCAACATGGCTCTAGCTGGGGCTCCAACCAGTCCAGCCAGGGGGCATTGGATGTTCAGTTAGAGAAAAGTACTCCATCTTCCATCTGTGAGTTACAGAACAATGCAACTCCAGTTTCTCCCTCTAGTCAGCAACTGAACACTTTGAGTCACCTTTCCCATAAGCCACGGAAGGATTTAACCCTAGTCTCCACCAATactgagctggagagagagaaagaggcccatgagagagagaagagagtagaggagcCCTCAGATAACTCAGTGAGGACCCCCTCTCTTCTTAGGGAAACTGAGAGTTCCAAAGTTCCATTGAGGCCCCTGAATGAGCCAAAGCCTCTCAGACAGTTGGAGCTTAGACCAGCCACACACTCTgataattacagacacacagataaATCCTACACAGGTGGTCAGAAGAGTAGCGATGGTCTCATCCAGAGAGAGTTCGTCAGTATGGGTCCTcctcagagcagagagaggtctgatggtcCATTTTCAGAACCTCTGTCCATACCACTCTCTCCGAGTTCAGAACTAACAGCCCCTACTCACCACCAGCCTGCTCAGCATGCAGCCTTTCAACTCATTGAGATGCAGGACAAGGAGATGATAAGAACCTGCAATGTGGGCACTGCAAACAGACAGGATGATAGTCTGCCTCCAAGCACTGTAG AACAATGGATGCATCATGAACTCAAAAACCCTGGGGATAAGCCTGATAAGCATGTTCGTAAAAAACGATTAGGGCACAAACCTGCCTCTAAATTAGCCCCCCGTAGTCCCCAATCCACAGGGGAAGAGGGCGACTCCATATCTAAAGTCTTAGAGTGGTTCAGCCGCAGCACCGACAGCAATGACTGGCTGGAGACTGAAAGTGATCAACCAGACATGGAGGAAGACGTGATTGGCCCTGCGAAAACAGATACAGATGATCGGCCTACCTTTGAGAGCAGGTCTCAGCAGACGGAGGGGAAAGATCCAGAGATGAAGAGAAAACTTCTACATGTTGACCCCAGCCTGGATATACAAAGTATTGGAGAAggagtgtcagtgtgtttaacaccAGATGTAGAGGATGGATCTCAGTCTGAATCCTCTGTGAATCAACCTCCTGACCAGTCACCTCTGAATACAGAAAGATCATACCAGCCCAAGAGACGCATGTCTGAGTCTGAGAGGCTGAGAGCAGCATATAGGAAGGAGTTCAAGCAAGTGATGTTAGATAGAGAAGACGATGTGATATATAGGCAAGAGGATGTGAAGAAGGTCAGTGGCCCTCCAGCCAAAGCTATTGGACCACAGGTCACAACACAGGAAGtcaaagagaaggaggaggtccAAGATGAGAACCAACCACCCAAAATCTCCCACCTGAAGTCCTTCTGGGAGAAGGGCAACACCGGGCCCAAGATACTCATCAGCAGATCAATCACTGACAAAGGACAGCAacaaatggagaaagagagagaactagcAGATAAGTCTCATAGAACTGTTCCTGGCCCAGAGTCATACAGTGTGGAGGGGTCGTCCAGGAAGAATCTCAGGGATGGAAAAGAGGGTGAAAGGTTAAGCCTAGATACTCAACAAAACTCTGCTAGTCAAGATGTGAGAAGTGTTCAGCCGAGTGTTAGCCCTTACAAACAGGAGGTATACACACCCAAACAGAGTGTTGTTATTGCTCCCTCTATAGAGATATGTACACTGCCAACCTTGGATGTTAGCTACACTCATGGGGCTCAAAGTGAAGAGGACGATTTGACATTAACAGAAGAAGATCTCAGAAGATCCCCAATGACAGTAGGCAGAAGAAGCTCAGAGGCAGAAATAGTCTTCCTAACTAGACTCCATCCTCAGCCTGACACGGTGTCCCAGTCCAGACTCAGTCCAGAACCTCAGAGATTCTCCCCATCCACACTTAGTCCTCAGCCTGAACTGCTCCTTCAGCCCACAGTTAACCCCCAGCCTGTGAAGCTCTCACCTGCCATACCAAAACCCCAACCTGACATGCCGTTCAGTCCCAATCCACTGCCTGAACTACTCTTCCAGCCTGCAACCAGCCCAGACTCTAAGAAGTTCCATCAGTCTAGACACAAGGTTGAAAAAGAAAGTGAACAGTTTTCCCCCAAAACTCAGCAGAGCTATGTCAATGAAGAAGCAAAGGAGGGTAACGAAATGAAAGGAGATTTTGTGCAGTCATGTGTGTCCAGTAAAAAACAAGACCACACCATTACAGATAAAGGAAATAGCCCAcacactctgaagcaggttcccCCTCGGCAGGATAGCAAGGCAGACAAGATAAAGCAGCTCAAGTGCTTCTgggagcaggagaagaacaggCCTATATTTTATACAGGTAAAGCAAAAGAAGCAGGGGACTCCAGCATGACTCAAATTCCATCATCGGCCCCAGGAAAGCTGAATAAAAGGTTTACCAAGTCTGAGTTTGACCTGAGGTCAATCTGCAACGAATCAGACAGCGACCACAAAGGCGATTCCAACCTTTCCTCTGACAGAAAAAGACAGAATTTCACAGTCTTCACAATGAATCAAAGACTGGAGAAGTCGTCCCCAGGTCTTGGAGCAAACCGCTCGCAGTTCAAGAATCTTCGTAACTTCTGGGGTGAGGCCACTTCGAATAGCAGAGGGCCGATCTCTTCTGACGAACCCAAAAGCCTCAAAAAGAAGGAGCCAATGGATGCCCAGAACTCAATGCTTGAGTTAAAGCAATGTGTTGACCCTGATTTCTATAGCAAATCTTCCCCCGGCCGGTCACAAAAGGTCAGTGCAAGACCACCTTTGGATGAGAGCCGGCTTAAGAAAACATCTTCACCTTCTTCACCATCTTCTCCATCTCGCCCTCCATATTTAGTCAGGGGGAACAAAGACAGAGAGCACCAGTCGAGGTCTAAATCGATTGGAGCGGGTTCAGGAGCTATGATTGACACTAAAGTGCACCAGTCAAAGTCTAGATCAGTTGCGGTGGGATCAGGAGCTATGATTGACACTAAAGCCAACTTCTCACCTCAAATCACAGTAGAGTCAGAGCTGCAAAGAGCCCCTGGTGTATCAAGGAGCTCAGAAGAGGACTTCAGCAAAGAGGAAAAGGCCCTGAAGCCCCAAAGCACCGCAGGAAAGGAATCTTGGTCTCACAAAGCTAGAAaagacagttttggaaactcAAGTGGAAGTGGACGTGCAAGTTCCCTTCGGCGTGCCACCAGTATGTTCACATTAGACATGAATGAGGAACAGGACCAAACTTCTCTGTTGTACCCTAAAAAGACACAAGATATTAGTCCTTTTCAAGCTAAAAGGACACAGGGTAGACGACAGAGTGCTGACAAGCAAGCACTTCTTGGTTCAAGGAGGTCCTCAAAATCATCAGACGAGTCTGAATCTCTGACACCTCGCGCTCGGGCCTTTGTTCCCAGAGACTACCGCCATTACCTGGGGATCACAGAGAAGACCAGCGTCCACACTGCTCTTGCCCTGGCAGGGAAGGAGCAGAAGGAGGCAGAAGGCCTGCCTGGGGCTGAACTTGACCTGAGTGGTGGGCTTGTCAGATCCAGCACCCTAGTGGGCTCAGAGGAGCGCTACAGCAGGAGGAATAGCAAGATAACCCAGCGCCCCCTGGCCCTCTGGTCAAGCCAGGGCAGCACTGACACAGGACGTGAGTCATCATTCAGTGCGTCTGAGAGAGCATCGAGCAGCACGTCTGAAACTTGGTCTAACTCCAGGATCAGTTCAAACC GTGACAATTATGATGAGGATCAGGACCATGTACAGAAGGCATTGAAGAGAGCTCAGGCCCGCCCACGAAATCTGGCCAAAAGTCTTGAGGACATCACAGCATCCATGCCACCAC GACAAGATAGAAGGCTGGCTCCTCTTGATGACATCAGGCGAAGCAGTGATG CATCTACACTCCCCTCTGCCTCCTCATCCCTCTACTCTGACACTGAGCATTTGAAGAAGATGAGCAAGTCTGTTCCCTCGTTCCTACAACATGAG ctgagTGGCAGTGTGATGACAATGTACAGTGGCGActatggaggtgtggaggtgcaGGGGAGCATCCAGTTTTCCATCAACTACGTCCAGAAGCTCAGGGAGTTCCACATCTTTGTGGCTCAGTGCCAAGATCTGGCGGCCGTCGACCCCAAGAGGGGCCGCTCTGACCC GTATGTTAAAAGTTACCTGGTGCCTGACAAAGCCAATCTAGGGAAGAGGAAAACGTCTGTGAAGAAGAAGACTGTCAACCCCATTTTCAACGAGCTCCTCAGA TATCGGCTTCGTATGGAGTACCTCCGAACTCAGACCCTCATTCTCTCCGTCTGGCACCATGACACCTTTGGCAGGAACAGTTTTCTGGGCGAAGTGGATGTGGACCTGTCCAAATGGGACTTTAACCACACCCAGATGAACTACTTAGCTCTGAAATCcagg CCCACGTCCAGTCTGCAGCCCTCAGATGACAGAGGGGAGATGAAACTGGCCATACGCTTCCTGCCTCAGGTCTCCCACA GCCTAGGCAAGGACCCCCCCTCTAACAAAGGTGAGGTTCACATTTGGGTGAAAGACTGCAAGAACCTTCCCCTCATCAGAGGGGCCACCATCGACCCATATGTCAAGTG CTTCGTGCTCCCAGATACGAGCAGAAAGAGTCGTCAGAAGACACGGGTGCTGAGGAGGACGGTGGAGCCGGTGTTTAACCACACCATGGTGTACGACGGCTTCAGACAGGAAGACCTGAAAGACGCTTGCGTGGAGCTAACCGTGTGGGACCGTGACAAGTTGGCTAGTAACTTCCTGGGGGGTCTAAGACTGGGGCCTGGCACAG GCAGAAGTTATGGGGCAGTGGTGAATTGGATGGACTCGAATGCTGACGAGGTTGCTCTATGGGAACGAATGATGACCTCTCCAAACGAATGGGTGGAGGATGTGCTGCCACTGAGAATGCTGACCACAGCAAAGACTGTGCTGAAATGA